One Ficedula albicollis isolate OC2 chromosome 26, FicAlb1.5, whole genome shotgun sequence DNA segment encodes these proteins:
- the LOC107604211 gene encoding interleukin-20-like — protein sequence MRGSPLFLCLFSVSCWLNLMPTAGDKIFHFGACRVFLSTAEIRAGFTAIKADVQSRDPIRSLSILSHPHSLHKVKSSDRCCITHQLFTFYVDKVFKHCRTEDSFVNRKISSIANSFLSARRKLGQCREQNNCVCGEESKEKFKQILANYEGLNVTSAAMKSLGELDILLDWMEKSR from the exons atGAGAGGATCCCCCTTGttcctctgcctcttctccGTGTCCTGCTGGCTGAATTTGATGCCGACAGCTGGGGACAAAATCTTCCACTTTGGAGCCTGCAGGGTTTTCCTGAGCACGGCAGAGATCAGGGCAGGCTTCACAGCAATCAAAGCCGATGTT CAATCCAGAGACCCCATCCGGAGCCTGAGCATCCTGTCCCACCCTCACTCCCTGCACAAGGTGAAG TCTTCAGACAGGTGCTGCATCACTCATCAGCTCTTCACCTTCTACGTGGACAAAGTTTTCAAGCACTGCAGGACCGAGGACTCGTTTGTGAACAGGAAAATCAGCAGCATTGCCAACTCCTTCCTCAGTGCCAGGAGGAAACTGGGGCAGTGT CGTGAGCAGAATAATTGTGTGTGTGGGGAGGAATCCAAGGAGAAATTCAAACAAATACTTGCAAACTATGAAGGG CTGAACGTCACATCTGCAGCCATGAAATCCCTGGGGGAGCTGGACATCCTCCTGGACTGGATGGAGAAATCTCGTTAG